A region of Dioscorea cayenensis subsp. rotundata cultivar TDr96_F1 chromosome 5, TDr96_F1_v2_PseudoChromosome.rev07_lg8_w22 25.fasta, whole genome shotgun sequence DNA encodes the following proteins:
- the LOC120261876 gene encoding tRNA (guanine(37)-N1)-methyltransferase 2 isoform X1: protein MMINESKFDVHLQLWALRIPRELCKSVSRLLHGYMLDKPRIKPITEDPASEKKRLVILSERVQNPELLGIPAQTLDALKLLCNIEVVPHSLTLGYAYWGADHILKQVLPDGVEIPSSFETIGHIAHLNITEELLPYKSVIAKVIYDKNQPRIKTVVNKVGSITNEFRVPKFEILVGEENMITEVKQYGATFKLDYGAVYWNSRLEHEHIRLVSLFNAGEIVCDMFAGIGPFVIPAAQKGCTVYANDLNPDSVHYLGLNARINKVEDHVCTYNMDARTFMHHLMAVPAQESKPDPQISVSGYLEADIFLVNEEADNEDRQLRDAMEEGHDNGIDAQEGLSTSKRIHASAKRRSENCNAAEDQVLRGCTVGTINKSNRNTSKRMRAVKASSTNVWEHVDHVIMNLPASALQFLDVFRGLLQRNHWKGLLPWIHCYCFMRTNETKELIIAEAESILNSKIDDPMFHRVRDVAPNKAMFCLSFRLPAETCSG, encoded by the exons ATGATGATAAATGAAAGCAAGTTCGACGTACATCTGCAGCTATGGGCGCTCCGAATCCCCCGTGAACTCTGCAAATCCGTCTCCCGCCTTCTCCATGG ATACATGCTGGATAAACCTCGCATCAAGCCGATAACTGAAGATCCTGCATCTGAGAAAAAACGGCTTGTTATTTTGTCTGAAAGGGTTCAAAATCCTG AGTTATTGGGGATCCCAGCTCAAACACTTGATGCTTTAAAGTTGTTATGCAATATTGAAGTAGTCCCCCATTCATTGACTCTTGGGTATGCCTATTGGGGTGCAG ATCATATCTTGAAGCAAGTTCTGCCAGATGGAGTAGAGATCCCTTCatcatttgaaacaatag GCCATATTGCCCACTTGAATATAACTGAGGAACTACTACCGTATAAGAGTGTCATTGCGAAGGTTATTTATGAT AAAAATCAACCAAGAATCAAAACTGTGGTGAATAAAGTGGGATCTATAACCAATGAGTTTCGTGTACCCAAATTTGAAATTCTAGTCGGTGAAGAAAACATGATCACAGAAGTTAAACAGTACGGTGCTACATTTAAACTTGACTATGGTGCAGTCTACTGGAACTCCAGACTTGAACATGAACATATCAGATTGGTTTCACTGTTTAATGCAGGAGAAATTGTATGTGACATGTTTGCTGGTATTGGCCCCTTTGTCATTCCTGCAGCACAGAAGGGATGCACAGTATATGCAAATGATCTAAATCCAGATAGTGTCCATTATTTGGGGTTAAATGCAAGAATTAATAAGGTTGAGGATCATGTTTGTACTTATAATATGGATGCCAGAACATTTATGCACCACTTGATGGCAGTGCCTGCTCAGGAGAGTAAGCCAGATCCTCAGATTTCTGTTTCTGGATATCTTGAAGCTGacatttttttagttaatgaaGAAGCAGACAATGAAGATAGACAACTCAGAG ATGCTATGGAGGAAGGCCATGACAATGGAATAGATGCTCAAGAAGGTCTTAGTACATCCAAGAGAATCCATGCTTCTGCTAAAAGACGATCAGAAAATTGTAATGCAG CAGAAGATCAAGTTCTTAGAGGTTGTACAGTGGGAACAATTAACAAGTCTAACAGGAATACCAGCAAGAGAATGAGAGCCGTCAAAGCATCATCTACAAATGTGTGGGAGCATGTAGATCATGTGATTATGAATCTCCCTGCTTCTGCATTGCAATTTCTTG ATGTTTTCAGGGGTCTTCTGCAAAGGAATCACTGGAAAGGATTGTTACCATGGATACACTGCTATTGCTTCATGCGTACAAATGAAACCAAAGAGTTGATAATAGCT GAGGCTGAGTCCATTTTAAATTCAAAGATTGATGACCCAATGTTTCATAGAGTTCGTGATGTTGCTCCTAACAAG GCAATGTTTTGTTTAAGCTTCCGGTTGCCAGCTGAGACATGCTCTGGATAG
- the LOC120261876 gene encoding tRNA (guanine(37)-N1)-methyltransferase 2 isoform X2, producing MMINESKFDVHLQLWALRIPRELCKSVSRLLHGYMLDKPRIKPITEDPASEKKRLVILSERVQNPELLGIPAQTLDALKLLCNIEVVPHSLTLGYAYWGADHILKQVLPDGVEIPSSFETIGHIAHLNITEELLPYKSVIAKVIYDKNQPRIKTVVNKVGSITNEFRVPKFEILVGEENMITEVKQYGATFKLDYGAVYWNSRLEHEHIRLVSLFNAGEIVCDMFAGIGPFVIPAAQKGCTVYANDLNPDSVHYLGLNARINKVEDHVCTYNMDARTFMHHLMAVPAQESKPDPQISVSGYLEADIFLVNEEADNEDRQLRDAMEEGHDNGIDAQEGLSTSKRIHASAKRRSENCNAEDQVLRGCTVGTINKSNRNTSKRMRAVKASSTNVWEHVDHVIMNLPASALQFLDVFRGLLQRNHWKGLLPWIHCYCFMRTNETKELIIAEAESILNSKIDDPMFHRVRDVAPNKAMFCLSFRLPAETCSG from the exons ATGATGATAAATGAAAGCAAGTTCGACGTACATCTGCAGCTATGGGCGCTCCGAATCCCCCGTGAACTCTGCAAATCCGTCTCCCGCCTTCTCCATGG ATACATGCTGGATAAACCTCGCATCAAGCCGATAACTGAAGATCCTGCATCTGAGAAAAAACGGCTTGTTATTTTGTCTGAAAGGGTTCAAAATCCTG AGTTATTGGGGATCCCAGCTCAAACACTTGATGCTTTAAAGTTGTTATGCAATATTGAAGTAGTCCCCCATTCATTGACTCTTGGGTATGCCTATTGGGGTGCAG ATCATATCTTGAAGCAAGTTCTGCCAGATGGAGTAGAGATCCCTTCatcatttgaaacaatag GCCATATTGCCCACTTGAATATAACTGAGGAACTACTACCGTATAAGAGTGTCATTGCGAAGGTTATTTATGAT AAAAATCAACCAAGAATCAAAACTGTGGTGAATAAAGTGGGATCTATAACCAATGAGTTTCGTGTACCCAAATTTGAAATTCTAGTCGGTGAAGAAAACATGATCACAGAAGTTAAACAGTACGGTGCTACATTTAAACTTGACTATGGTGCAGTCTACTGGAACTCCAGACTTGAACATGAACATATCAGATTGGTTTCACTGTTTAATGCAGGAGAAATTGTATGTGACATGTTTGCTGGTATTGGCCCCTTTGTCATTCCTGCAGCACAGAAGGGATGCACAGTATATGCAAATGATCTAAATCCAGATAGTGTCCATTATTTGGGGTTAAATGCAAGAATTAATAAGGTTGAGGATCATGTTTGTACTTATAATATGGATGCCAGAACATTTATGCACCACTTGATGGCAGTGCCTGCTCAGGAGAGTAAGCCAGATCCTCAGATTTCTGTTTCTGGATATCTTGAAGCTGacatttttttagttaatgaaGAAGCAGACAATGAAGATAGACAACTCAGAG ATGCTATGGAGGAAGGCCATGACAATGGAATAGATGCTCAAGAAGGTCTTAGTACATCCAAGAGAATCCATGCTTCTGCTAAAAGACGATCAGAAAATTGTAATGCAG AAGATCAAGTTCTTAGAGGTTGTACAGTGGGAACAATTAACAAGTCTAACAGGAATACCAGCAAGAGAATGAGAGCCGTCAAAGCATCATCTACAAATGTGTGGGAGCATGTAGATCATGTGATTATGAATCTCCCTGCTTCTGCATTGCAATTTCTTG ATGTTTTCAGGGGTCTTCTGCAAAGGAATCACTGGAAAGGATTGTTACCATGGATACACTGCTATTGCTTCATGCGTACAAATGAAACCAAAGAGTTGATAATAGCT GAGGCTGAGTCCATTTTAAATTCAAAGATTGATGACCCAATGTTTCATAGAGTTCGTGATGTTGCTCCTAACAAG GCAATGTTTTGTTTAAGCTTCCGGTTGCCAGCTGAGACATGCTCTGGATAG